The DNA region TAGAAGCCCTGAGACGTTAAAATACATATTTCCCACCTCGTCCTTCTAAACCTAATCAAAAGGTATCCTCCTCAACTGCCccccacccatcaccccccgtttcctcatctcctccgccgccgccagcgaGCTCGGCACCTTGATTCCGCAGCAATCCCCCCACCCGACCGCCTGCTGATGCACATGCCTCTTGCCCTCTGTATCATCAAAAATCACCAACTTTCCattctcaatctcctcctctgtcaACTCAGGCTGCTCCTCAGCCAGcttccccatctcctccgtcgCCGGGATCAATCCCCCAAACAAAAAGTGCTGCATCACCGGTAACTTGCCCAGCACCTCATTCACAAACATCTTTCTCATCCCGCCCTCAATCTTTGTCCAGGACTTCGCGGCAGAAATGTCATCCAGCATAGGGGAGTGCCACCTCAACCCTTGGACCGTCTTGGTCGAGTTGACAAAGGCTACTTGGTTGTGGTAGAGGTATTCCGGGCCGAATTGTTCGAGGGACAAAGTCTGGTGGATggatttgggggtgaggaaaccgtggtggaggagctgggaggcgccaaagaggaaggggaggaattGGTAGTCGTCTAGGCCCCAGACGCCATGGGAGCCGGCGGGTTCGAGGTAGTAGGTTAGCTGGACGAGGCGCATGAGCTCGAGGTACTttgggaagacgaggaggaccagGGAGGGAAATGTGGgttctgggaggagggagaggaggcggaggcagaggaggaagaggaagaagttgAGCTCGTGGCCGGAGCCGTAGTCTATCCTTGTTGCGTTGCCGAAGGAGTGGTGGAGGTAGGTGGAGAGCTCGGGGCTGGCGTCGTTGGCgtgttggggtgggaggttgaggagggagaggaagtgaGGGGTGCGGGATTTGACTTTATCGAGAAAGGTGCGGAAGGTTTTGTTGCCGAAGCGGGAGCCGGTGGTTTCGTCTGGGGGGGTGGAACGGCAGAGCTCTTCGATCTCGGTGAGGATGTCCAGGAGGGCTTGGACGGTGGGTGTGACGGTAGAAGCAGAGACAGATGAAATGGGTTTGTCGGCTACGGATTCGGAGAGgtggaagatgaaggagaccACCAACGTGTAAgttggggaggcgaggaacaGCTTGTGATCTTGGGGAGTGAGGATGCGGCGAGTGGGTGTCTGGAATTTGACAGTTGACAAGTCTGGTAGAGGAGGTAGAGGCGGGGTTTCCGGCACGGGTTGGAGACTGCCGGATTCGGGttgccggcgccggcgagCCTCGTCCAGTTTTGGTTTACGGGCCAGGAGGTTAGGGATGCTAGGCGCCGGATTCGGGCCCGGGCTTGGCTTCCCGGAGGTTGACGTCGACTCCGGCTGGGGTCCGGTTCCAACGGCTGCTCCAGCTGGTGGGGTTGAAGATGACATGACCTTTGATGTTTCTGTTTGAGACTGCTCCCTAGTTGATAAATGTGGTGCCAGAATTATGAATGCCAAAATCCTTTCAGTGATATCTGATGAAAGTGAGTTTCGTAGTTGAACGAGGCAAGGCTCAGATCGACTGATGTGCAGCCGTTGAGGTTGCAAGTCCAATCTTTGACCCCTGCAAGCACTAAAATGCGGGGCAGTTTTTACTGGGGAAGTGCCGCTCAACCCACGAAATCACTGTGCTGCAAATCCAATCAACGACCGTTTCTCATTGGCAGCTTTGGAAAACTTTCACTACAGACAGACGAAGGAAACAAGATCACCGCCTGCTATCATCGTAACCTTGTCCAGTTCTTGACCAGACATAAAATGACAGTATCAACAACATCGACAGCCCCGGCAGCCGCTCTTGGTGTGCTCCCAAGAGCCGACGGGTCTGCAAAATATTCACATGCCGGATACACAGTCACGGCCTCAGTCAACGGACCCATCGAAGCTCAGCGAAGAGATGAGCATCCCTATGAGGCACACGTTGACGTTATCGTACGACCGGCCGCAGGGGTCGGAGGTGAGGACCCCTCCGCACTCCTactacccctccatcattTTCTCACCATGAACTTTCCTATATAGGCACAAGAGAACGTCACCTCGAGTCCATCCTCCAATCCTCACTTTCACAGATCATTCTCGTCAAGAACTTCCCTCGCTCTCTCATCCAGATTGTCCTCCAAGTCGAGGACTCGCCAGAAAACGACTATGTGAACACCAAGCTTGTTCAGGCCAGCCTGGTAAGAACGACTTCGTGTTGCTCACGTGCCGATCCTCTCGACATACTGACCTCTGTGGCAGAACTTCTCCATCATGCCAGC from Podospora pseudoanserina strain CBS 124.78 chromosome 1, whole genome shotgun sequence includes:
- the RRD2 gene encoding Serine/threonine-protein phosphatase 2A activator 2 (EggNog:ENOG503NXCW; COG:O) → MSSSTPPAGAAVGTGPQPESTSTSGKPSPGPNPAPSIPNLLARKPKLDEARRRRQPESGSLQPVPETPPLPPLPDLSTVKFQTPTRRILTPQDHKLFLASPTYTLVVSFIFHLSESVADKPISSVSASTVTPTVQALLDILTEIEELCRSTPPDETTGSRFGNKTFRTFLDKVKSRTPHFLSLLNLPPQHANDASPELSTYLHHSFGNATRIDYGSGHELNFFLFLLCLRLLSLLPEPTFPSLVLLVFPKYLELMRLVQLTYYLEPAGSHGVWGLDDYQFLPFLFGASQLLHHGFLTPKSIHQTLSLEQFGPEYLYHNQVAFVNSTKTVQGLRWHSPMLDDISAAKSWTKIEGGMRKMFVNEVLGKLPVMQHFLFGGLIPATEEMGKLAEEQPELTEEEIENGKLVIFDDTEGKRHVHQQAVGWGDCCGIKVPSSLAAAEEMRKRGVMGGGQLRRIPFD